The genomic interval ttacaaactaattttttacgaagtgtatgcttgtttgccCAGGTAAcagttatgttttttctttttacagactcaaagactatgaccgtaatAGTAACTTTGTTGGAAACTTGGAGGACAGCATcgtacaacaaaatgattcggtgtatactgttgagtggccttcagacgctttgtatagcagtgttaACAGTAAAAGTGAAACTCCGGACCTAGATATTGTCAACATTACCACGTACTTTTTAGGAGTATACACAGACAATGTGGGAATGACTGAGTATGCTGCAGTACAAAGAAAGGGCTACAacatgatgatgaatgaataCCTAATGGCTCTAGTGACATCTATTCAAAATGATGTACTTTTTTATAGAGGACAGGTACACTCTGAAAATACAAAGTCATTATCATACTTTGTGAATATTGCTATAAAGACAAATGGCAATGTTGTTCAGTCCATGTGTGAGTGTGCTGCTGGTAAAGGTCCACAGGCAGTCTGCAAGCACATAGCTTGTGTTTGCTATGCAATTTTAAGATTTAGGGAACACTCTGAATGGGTCATAAAGAAAACGCCCACAGAAAATAAACAGAAATGGCATGAGCCCAAAAAGAGCAAACTTAATGCATCACCTATAAAAGCCGAACATCTAAAATTTGACGTTGAGGAATATAATGTAGCAAAACGCAAGCAAACAAATTTATGCTTTGATCCACGCCCTGACAACACTTGCAGTGCTGTAGAGTGGAATGATGTTGTGAGGAACAGGGTAATTAACTATTGCTCATCAGAAAAAAACAGGTTTGGTATAAGCGGAGTGTTTCAAGTGGCTTCTCTGCATGGAATATCGCATGACCATGATTACCTTAAATTACCCATCCTTGACCAATATGTCCTTAATAGAATTACTGTAAGTAACCTACATCCCATtcttatattatacttatatatttacctaatatGACTTCTGCATGAAAGGTTATGGATTGCATCATCTGCTATAAGTAGTGTTATGAGGGTTGCATGCTCACCTAGGACACACTTTTACTAAATGATATAGATGAACATAGGTCTTTGGTTATGTATTATCTGCAGTATCCCTAAACCCCATATTAATAGTAAATATCCAACTTTAAATTGATATCGGTAGATAATAGTAGATATGTTGTTGTAGCTCTCACTCCATGAGTGTCAACATTGATTCAATTTTACTTATTAAGCAACAATTCTTAGCAAATATTTACCTTGAACAGGGCTTAACGAGAAGAGACCTATGTTGGAATGAGATTAATACCTATGTTTGAGATGAccagaatttaataatatttccatttattaatattagatGTTTAATTTCAGGTTACTCCTAAAGATGCTAGTATGATAGAGCAGCAAACACGGCAACAGTCACTAAATAAAATGTGGCATAGTGAACGAAGCCTACGGGTTACTGGATCTCATGTATTCAACATATGCAAGTTTACTGACAGGAGAGATCAAGTGAAGTATGCTGAAGACATTTTGTTTCCCAAGCAATTTAAAAGTCAGGCTACGGAATGGGGGAGTTCCAAAGAGAAGACAGCTGTTGAAGCCTATGAGTCCATGTCATATAATAAGGTACAAAGTTGTGGCTTTTGGATATCTAATGAATATCCATACATAGGAGCTTCGCCTGATGGATTAATTGGGGAACTAACAGTATTGGAAGTGAAATGTCCATTCTCCATAAAAGATGAGTTCATTAGCGTGGATAATTATAAGCACATAGAATTCATTAATAATGAATACTGCTTGAAACAAAGTAGCCCCTActattttcaaattcaaacaCAGTTACTTGTTACTGGAAGAAagttttgtgatttttttgTCTGGACAAATAAGGATGAAAAgagaatttatgtaaatagaaATGATAAACTTATTTCAGAAGTTATTGTACCAAAAGTAACAGCTTTTTATCATACATACATGATACCTCTTATTgctaaaaaaatgtataattgAATATAGTACTTTACCTTACTAGTCTTACTACCATTGTTGGTAagcgggtaagcgcccgcttctcacgccagagatgcgggttcaaatcctggcgctgacatgtagcaatgagttcttttaacttaagtacaattctatctatctacaatgtataccatcgctcttacggagaaggaaaacatcgtgaggaatcTCTAGAtatagcacatctagatatgtgaacccaccaacccgcagtggatcagcgtggtgggaaatggtccaagcttaggaaggcagtttagaccttggggacatgcacaaaggttccactcgagagagccaggtgcaggtacttacacccccacagagaatagaatagaatactaccaTTGTTTAGTTTCCCAATAAGTCCATCAGGTCGATCCTACGCGTTTTCTGGCCGAAGACAATACGTAACGAATATCTATGGAAGCTGTGCCGACAATCTCCCATCGGCTAGGAAATTGCGAAACGAAAGTGGAGATAGATTGGGTACACTGTACGAAGAGGAGCTACGAATGCCGCAAATGTAGCTTTTGACTGGAGGCCACCAAATGGCAAGTACTCCCGTGGACGCCCTGTCCAAACATGGCGCCGAAGCGTCGAAAACGAGCTGCGAGCCGCTGGAgctggactaagctggagcgaggccaaaagtacagccgaagataggcggaagtggcggacgttagtggagaccctctgcacctctggggtgccataggaacacaacattgtttagttttaactaataactcaaccagcattcattgtgtggattactaatgtgttttttttttgtatagcagtgtgtttaaagggaaagtataaataaaagttaaatatgtgtgtaattattttctttttattgtatttattaagtgCCTAAGTACATCATTCCTCAgaatccttatttacattatgtacatACATCCTCActactgtaatccccgaaggggtagtcaagcgtaactcgcaagcgagtcacccgcttttcgcttcacttgaaatcggtcacccatccaatggatgaccgtgccagttgttgcttaacctcagtgtaCAGTTACGATCACCGGAgccagctcgactacggacgcttcatgATGtgatttacattatgttctttctgaaattggtaAGCATAAAGCATACAAATATAATTCTTCCTCCAAGACCTACCAAACTAAATGGTAACTTATTACTTAGAATATTAAATGTTTTCCCTAAACCTATAATACGCTCGACATTGATCCGTTCAGATGATATTTTCTTTGATATTCTTAGTTGGTGTGCATCAAACTGATTGCTGCCCTTTTTTAGGTACTGTGGCATGTTTACTGTAACATCCATATGAGATACTAGATCCTGAATTTGAAAACCACGATCACAAAGTATGATGTCCCCTTTCTTAAGTAGACTCATTATTCCACACTTTTCAAATATCTCTCTATCACTGATTGATCCTCCATATGCATCGGATACAAAAGTCACACATCCAGAACTAGAAATTCCAATCAACACTTTCAGTGTGTTAGCAGATTTGTAGTTAGAATATGTAGCTTGTTGAGAAACTGGATTTTTaggtttttcaatttttatttctgtGCAATCTATAATTACTGTACAGGTATCACTCCTCTTCTGATACATTACATTTGGAGAAATTATTTCTTTTGGAACCCATACATTAAGATCCTTTAATTTGCAGTAAAGATAGTTAATCCATGTTATAAAGTATTTACTGACAGAACTTTTGCTAATTCCAAAATGAATAGCTAGTTCTTTATTACACATATTTCTTCGCAATTTTATAAGggttaaataaaactgattgCATGGTGTCAAAACATGTTTTCCTCGAGCCGGCTCGCATGAtggataatattttaaattgtttacttCATCACCAAAAAGTTGGAAGACAAACATGAAATGGTTATAATGGTCAAAACCAGTGTAAAATTGAACTATTTCAGGCTTTTCCTTAAGATTTTCAATTCGAAAAATGTTCAATGTATTGTTCCCATTCCTCTCATGTACTGACACATGGGGAATGCTACTTATGTTCTCTTTACATTTGCATAAAGAACATTGGAGTGAGACatctttattttcaatttcaatttctACTTCTTCATTAATTTCTTCAAAAGtctgcaatatttttattaaaatataaataggtagttaGTATTAGCGTAAAGGGAATTTACATAGGtaaaaaataggtatttaatttaagtaagtacctacaaaatgTTCTTCATGTTGATGTTGGGTTTCCTCTATATTTGAAGAAATTGTAGCATTTTCCAGTTTCTTTTGTTGACGTTGGTGAGCTCTTTCTGCACGTTGTCTTTTCATTTCCTTTCTCTCTTCACTTTCTTGGTTCCAAGAAAATTTACTAGGTACAACTTTTGGCTTTAGTTTAGGAATAGCTGAAAATTTGTGAACAGaagattaggtaggtacgagAGATGAAAGTAATGTTATATAAGTTACACAAAACAGTATCAATAAGAAAGATAATTACTTACGATTTTCTGTATTTGGTTCTTTGGGTAACACATAATCCTCGGggttaaaatgttttttacaaACACGAGAATGTTTTGTCGGACAATAATTTTTCCTGCGAATCGCcacaagccactgttttagcACAGTTTTATCCCTTGGAAACATGTGTCCTCCTTTTTTTTCCGAACATAACGGAACTGCACaacattgcggcatagtaacaatatgaaaatagttagttaggtatttatctcgtaatttataagtaatttatgaaatttaaaaactttatttcgcgcCAATTTCTTAAAGTCGCCTTTGATAATTTTGACAGCTCTCTTACCTCTGGACCTCAatcgacagtggcgccaactggtgagcaaaaaaacggtagtccccatttCATTCTGGGTTATCTCAAAAACCGCAAAACACAAAACGTCTCCATAACGTCACAAGAGTCATTTTAGTACgaccgagtccgcgttgttctatgtctTAGCTGAACGAGGTATAACTGATGCCAACTGCTACATCGTTCAATTGACTATTCTATGTGTTAAATATCCCcctattcatagaaaagttataggacgctTTAGCTTATTTAACTGTTTTGACCCTCTCTGTCAAATAACcaaatagggaatatgcatgtttttttttaatattcttattCGATAATTTTACATCgcattattatagttaaaaaaataacgccaaaagtaaaaaaatagtaattataatcaataatattaatggacgcataattttgaaataacaaagtttactaaaaataatatttgacctttatttgaaacACATGCATATCtattgttctttgacagagaagGACAAAACATTATAGTTAAACATTctatagggtgttgcaaaaagggtatactaagccgaaacctacatgtgcagcatggtatatctaagcctgaaactgaaatcagaatttgaaaaaaacattttccatagaaactttcttggtcacgtgactttttactatggaaaattaatattttttttcgcgaatttccaaattctgatttcagtttcgggcttagatataccatgctgcacatgtaggtttcggcttagtataccaatttttcAAAACCACCTGTATAACGTTAGTTTGTTACGGCCAATGATAAGATTCGAccatgtatacagggtgtacaTTTCTCTCAATATGATTCAGGGGTCCGTAACAAGCTCGTCTCAAGAGAACGCTACCTGGCGAGGTGGCGAGACACTAGATAGTTCGTCAATTCGAGGAGTGTTGTAACGGATCTGATCCACGAACCAGTAGCCCGCTAATCTTGTGCACAGtgcgtctagtacaggttttacAATTTTAGAAAACCATAAAAGATAACGTTTTTTTCATCTGCATACATcatctgtcaaaagttgcaTGATAGTTTTCGCTAGAGGCGACTAGCTAGGCTCCTTCACCTTTGGTAGGTTGCAATATAaggtattaataaattttaaaaactggACTGGCAACATTTGCTATCATGTCGACCATTTGTTGTAGATAAAGTATCTACAACAAATGGTGTATGTGAGTTATCCCATAGATACTTTTATGTAATTTGTACAAATTTACATGACCTGCTATTTACCTAACCCAcacaaaaagtaaaagtaaagtaaaatatgctttatttccaaaataaaaatgaccttACATAACGTATTCTACATCATAACTAATTATGAGTAAGTTACATTATACTATTTCTAATAAAATACTCTAGCATAATTAGCAATCAATAATCCATAAGCAGCATTGCTGATCTGTCAAATATCTGatagatccatacaagttatgtCGGTTTTAATAGACCAACAATTGATTGTTTATTGAGAAAAATGTTTTCTCTGGCATTTTCAGTGGTGTAGGGTAGTTGTATAGTGCAAAAAACAATTAAGTTAttgaatatacaaaataagagCATTCTAAagtcaaaataattaaaattagttGCTCAGtatcataaattaaataataaattaccccACGTTCAATTTCTTGTCAAGTGACTTGTTCAAGTAGAGCATAAATTCAAACGCAGCATCGTGACCTGTGGACTAGAATGGAGCATGCAATATTGGGAATATTGTTACTGAAACATGAGCCTTGTTGGTTTTTGCAAGTGCCACTACAGACTCCTACTTGAtgattttatctttatttttaattttaggtgATGCGGTTCtctttatcctaactaatattctaatttatgcgaaagtaactgtgtctgtctgtctgttactctatcacgccaaaactactagagggatttgaatgaaatatggtatacatgtggtctagaccctgagaaagaacattggc from Plutella xylostella chromosome 28, ilPluXylo3.1, whole genome shotgun sequence carries:
- the LOC125490849 gene encoding uncharacterized protein LOC125490849, producing MLVCPGNSYVFSFYRLKDYDRNSNFVGNLEDSIVQQNDSVYTVEWPSDALYSSVNSKSETPDLDIVNITTYFLGVYTDNVGMTEYAAVQRKGYNMMMNEYLMALVTSIQNDVLFYRGQVHSENTKSLSYFVNIAIKTNGNVVQSMCECAAGKGPQAVCKHIACVCYAILRFREHSEWVIKKTPTENKQKWHEPKKSKLNASPIKAEHLKFDVEEYNVAKRKQTNLCFDPRPDNTCSAVEWNDVVRNRVINYCSSEKNRFGISGVFQVASLHGISHDHDYLKLPILDQYVLNRITVTPKDASMIEQQTRQQSLNKMWHSERSLRVTGSHVFNICKFTDRRDQVKYAEDILFPKQFKSQATEWGSSKEKTAVEAYESMSYNKVQSCGFWISNEYPYIGASPDGLIGELTVLEVKCPFSIKDEFISVDNYKHIEFINNEYCLKQSSPYYFQIQTQLLVTGRKFCDFFVWTNKDEKRIYVNRNDKLISEVIVPKVTAFYHTYMIPLIAKKMYN